TCGACGCCGCGATCAAGAACCACCTGATCCGGGGCCTCGACGAGATCGGCCTGAGCCTGCAACGCGCGGCCGAGATCGGGACCTTCGAGAAGACCCACGACGCCCAAACCCACTGGTAAAAGAGCCAAGAGAAGATGGCGCGGAGATTCTACCAGCGTAAACGCTTCTGGGTTCCCTTCCTGCTCCTCTTGCCGGTCCTGGCTTTCCTCGTCTACTTGGCGCTGGACCCGATCCCCCGCTTTCGACGCAGCGTCGATCGGCTGCTCAGCCTCCAAGGCATCGAGCGAAAGGTCTTGGGCCAGGGCCGCCGCGCGATCATCTACTACGAAGGGGGGCCGCGCGACGCAAAGGCCGTGATCCTGCTCCACGGCTTCGGCGGCAATGCCCAATTCACCTGGATGCGGCTGATGCCGGCTCTGGCCGAGCGCTACCACGTCATCGCGCCCGACATGTTGGCGAGCAATTTTCTGCGGCTCAACCCGGCGACTTATTCGGTCGACTCCGAGGTCGATCAGGTCCTACGCTTGATGGACGGCATCGGCGTCGGCCGGGCCGACTTCGTGGGGCTTTCGGTCGGCGGTTGGGTCAGCCTGATCCTGGCGTTGGAGCATCCCGAAA
This genomic interval from bacterium contains the following:
- a CDS encoding alpha/beta fold hydrolase → MARRFYQRKRFWVPFLLLLPVLAFLVYLALDPIPRFRRSVDRLLSLQGIERKVLGQGRRAIIYYEGGPRDAKAVILLHGFGGNAQFTWMRLMPALAERYHVIAPDMLASNFLRLNPATYSVDSEVDQVLRLMDGIGVGRADFVGLSVGGWVSLILALEHPEKVDRLVLVESAGLTTEIPELARLTLTDREKARRFFELLFYSPPPLPGFVLDQMIRSSTRIKTQYEAVFMGLIENSKLRLLDDRVAEIQKPTLIIHGRQDRVIPLAVAERLHRLIPQSQMVVLEESGHAPVWDQPAKLKSAILEFLAANPVRGRND